From one Candidatus Chlorobium masyuteum genomic stretch:
- the katG gene encoding catalase/peroxidase HPI, with translation MSEQSKCPVTGKTAGNPVVGGGMSNRDWWPNQLHLDMLHQHSSLSNPMGEEFRYKDEFNKLDLEAVKKELYALMTDSQEWWPADYGHYGGLFIRMAWHSAGTYRTSDGRGGGGKGNQRFAPLNSWPDNANLDKARRLLWPVKQKYGKKLSWADLMILAGNCALESMGLKTFGFGGGRVDIWEPEEDIYWGKEVEWLGSNRYTGERDLENPLAAVQMGLIYVNPEGPDGKPDPVAAGRDIRETFARMAMNDEETVALVAGGHTFGKCHGVGDPKLIGPVPEAADIEEQGLGWKSGYGSGKGDETMTSGLEGAWTPDPIHWDMGYFGMLFKYEWELTKSPAGAWQWKPKDVAEEDLAPAAHDPSKRVPTMMSTADLAMRMDPVYEPIARRYYDHPDQFADAFARAWFKLTHRDMGPRSRYLGNEVPAEELIWQDPVPTVDHELIGDGEIAELKQRLLASGLTIPELVSTAWASASTFRGSDKRGGANGARIRLAPLKEWEVNQPLQLKKVLQILEVIQQDFNSSETGGKRVSLADLIVLGGCAALEEATGRAGYLVTVPFTPGRSDASQEQTDVESFAVLEPLADGFRNYTKRKYSLSAEEMLVDRSQLLTLTAPEMTVLLGGLRVLNVNFEQSPHGVFTKRPETLTNDFFVNLLDMGTEWKPISQEQDKFEGRDRKTGEARWTATRVDLIFGSNARLRAIAEVYGSSDAREKFVTDFIAAWNKVMNLDRFDLT, from the coding sequence ATGAGCGAACAGAGCAAGTGCCCCGTAACAGGCAAAACCGCCGGCAATCCTGTCGTCGGCGGAGGCATGTCGAACCGTGACTGGTGGCCGAACCAGTTGCATCTCGATATGCTTCATCAACACTCTTCCCTCAGCAATCCAATGGGAGAAGAGTTCAGATACAAAGATGAATTCAACAAACTTGACCTGGAGGCCGTAAAAAAAGAGCTCTATGCGCTCATGACAGATTCGCAGGAGTGGTGGCCTGCCGACTACGGTCACTACGGCGGGCTTTTTATCAGGATGGCATGGCACAGCGCGGGCACCTATCGGACCAGCGACGGCCGCGGCGGCGGAGGCAAGGGCAATCAACGCTTCGCGCCGCTCAACAGCTGGCCCGACAATGCCAACCTCGACAAGGCTCGCCGACTGCTCTGGCCTGTCAAGCAAAAGTATGGGAAGAAGCTTTCCTGGGCCGACCTGATGATCCTTGCGGGCAACTGCGCGCTGGAGTCGATGGGACTGAAAACCTTCGGGTTCGGAGGAGGACGCGTGGACATCTGGGAGCCGGAAGAGGATATTTACTGGGGCAAAGAGGTCGAGTGGCTCGGCAGCAATCGCTATACCGGGGAACGCGATCTTGAAAACCCCCTTGCCGCCGTGCAGATGGGGCTGATCTACGTCAATCCCGAAGGGCCGGACGGGAAGCCGGACCCTGTTGCCGCAGGCAGAGACATTCGAGAAACCTTCGCGCGCATGGCCATGAACGACGAGGAGACCGTAGCACTCGTCGCCGGAGGGCACACGTTCGGCAAATGTCACGGCGTCGGCGATCCGAAACTGATAGGCCCTGTACCCGAAGCCGCTGACATCGAGGAGCAGGGGCTTGGCTGGAAGAGCGGCTACGGCAGCGGGAAGGGGGACGAGACCATGACCAGCGGACTGGAAGGCGCATGGACGCCCGACCCGATTCATTGGGATATGGGCTATTTCGGTATGCTCTTCAAATACGAGTGGGAGCTGACCAAGAGCCCGGCCGGCGCATGGCAGTGGAAACCGAAAGATGTAGCCGAGGAGGATCTCGCACCGGCGGCCCACGATCCGTCTAAACGTGTGCCGACCATGATGTCCACTGCAGACCTTGCGATGCGTATGGATCCGGTCTACGAGCCGATTGCACGGCGGTACTATGACCATCCTGACCAGTTTGCTGACGCATTTGCGCGCGCATGGTTCAAGCTGACCCATCGCGATATGGGCCCGCGATCCCGTTATCTCGGCAACGAGGTTCCGGCAGAGGAGCTGATCTGGCAGGATCCGGTACCAACAGTCGATCATGAGCTGATCGGCGATGGAGAGATCGCAGAACTCAAGCAACGGCTCCTGGCCTCCGGTCTGACAATTCCGGAACTGGTCTCGACAGCCTGGGCATCGGCCTCCACCTTCCGGGGTTCGGACAAGCGTGGCGGAGCCAACGGCGCACGTATCCGGCTTGCGCCACTGAAGGAGTGGGAAGTCAACCAGCCGCTGCAACTCAAAAAGGTGCTGCAGATACTCGAAGTAATCCAGCAGGATTTCAACAGCTCCGAGACTGGAGGAAAAAGGGTTTCGCTTGCCGATCTGATCGTACTGGGTGGATGCGCAGCTCTCGAAGAGGCTACCGGACGTGCCGGCTACCTCGTAACCGTTCCCTTCACACCGGGCCGCTCGGATGCCTCTCAGGAGCAGACCGACGTGGAGTCATTTGCCGTGCTCGAGCCGCTCGCTGACGGGTTCCGCAACTACACCAAACGAAAATACAGCCTGTCGGCAGAAGAGATGCTGGTTGACCGCTCGCAGTTACTGACACTTACCGCTCCGGAAATGACCGTGCTTCTGGGCGGCCTTCGTGTGCTGAACGTCAATTTCGAACAGTCGCCGCATGGCGTTTTCACCAAACGTCCGGAAACGCTCACCAATGACTTCTTTGTGAATCTGCTCGACATGGGCACGGAGTGGAAACCGATCTCGCAAGAGCAAGACAAATTCGAAGGTCGTGATCGCAAAACCGGTGAAGCACGGTGGACTGCCACCCGCGTTGACCTCATCTTCGGCTCTAACGCCCGCCTCCGGGCCATTGCGGAGGTGTATGGAAGCTCAGACGCCCGAGAGAAATTCGTGACCGACTTTATTGCCGCATGGAACAAAGTGATGAATCTCGATCGTTTCGACCTCACCTGA
- the bchL gene encoding ferredoxin:protochlorophyllide reductase (ATP-dependent) iron-sulfur ATP-binding protein encodes MSLVLAVYGKGGIGKSTTSANISAALALKGAKVLQIGCDPKHDSTFPITGKLQKTVIEALEEVDFHHEELSAEDIIETGFAGIDCLEAGGPPAGSGCGGYVVGESVTLLQELGLYDKYDVILFDVLGDVVCGGFSAPLNYADYAIIIATNDFDSIFAANRLCMAIQQKSARYKVKLAGIVANRVDYTTGGGTNMLDQFAEKVGTRLLAKVPYHELIRKSRFAGKTMFAMDDTPDKPECLKPYNEIADFLIQENPVAAVPVPIGDREIFAMVGGWQ; translated from the coding sequence ATGAGTTTAGTATTAGCGGTATATGGCAAGGGCGGTATTGGAAAAAGCACCACCAGCGCCAACATTTCGGCGGCACTTGCCCTGAAAGGCGCCAAGGTACTTCAGATTGGCTGTGATCCGAAACATGACAGCACCTTCCCCATTACCGGGAAGTTGCAGAAAACCGTTATCGAGGCTCTTGAAGAGGTGGATTTTCATCACGAGGAGCTGAGTGCGGAGGATATTATTGAAACCGGTTTTGCCGGTATTGACTGTCTTGAAGCCGGTGGACCTCCTGCCGGAAGCGGCTGCGGCGGATACGTCGTCGGTGAATCTGTCACCCTGCTCCAGGAGCTCGGCCTGTATGACAAGTATGATGTGATCCTCTTCGATGTGCTTGGCGACGTTGTTTGCGGCGGCTTCAGCGCCCCCCTGAACTATGCCGACTATGCCATCATCATTGCCACCAACGATTTCGACAGCATCTTTGCCGCCAACCGCCTCTGCATGGCCATCCAGCAGAAGAGTGCACGCTACAAGGTGAAACTTGCCGGTATCGTTGCCAACCGAGTTGACTACACCACCGGCGGCGGCACCAACATGCTCGACCAGTTTGCCGAGAAGGTAGGCACAAGGTTGCTTGCCAAAGTGCCCTACCATGAACTGATCCGCAAGAGCCGGTTTGCCGGAAAAACCATGTTTGCCATGGATGACACCCCAGACAAACCAGAGTGCCTCAAGCCATACAACGAAATTGCCGATTTCCTCATCCAGGAAAATCCGGTAGCAGCAGTGCCCGTACCGATCGGCGACCGTGAAATATTCGCCATGGTCGGCGGCTGGCAGTAA
- a CDS encoding ferredoxin:protochlorophyllide reductase (ATP-dependent) subunit B, with product MRLAFWLYEGTALHGISRVTNSMKGVHTVYHAPQGDDYITATYTMLERTPAFPGLSISVVRGRDLAQGVSRLPSTLQQVEHHYHPDLTVIAPSCSTALLQEDLNQLALHSGVPEEKLLVYALNPFRVSENEAADGLFTELVKRYAAPQEKTAVPSVNLLGFTSLGFHLRANLTSLRRMLQTLGVTVNVVAPWGAGIDDLGKLPAAWLNIAPYREIGTTAARYLADKFAMPAIYEAPIGVEPTLAWLRSVIEQLNITCAERGVPTITMPKLHNFSLDGINAPSGVPWFARTADMESFSNKRAFVFGDATHTVGIVKFLKDELGMKIIGAGTYLEQHADWVRKELEGYLPGELMVTDKFQDVSKLIDEEMPDLVCGTQMERHSCRKLDVPCMVVCPPTHIENHLLGYYPFFGFDGSDVIADRVYLSCKLGLEKHLIDFFGDAGLEYEESSPSGEPHEALSAVSTGNGQAAHGVTSESEQVSGDGDMIWTDDAETMLKKVPFFVRKKVRKNTETFARENGATQVSVEVFRQAKESLGG from the coding sequence ATGCGCTTAGCTTTCTGGCTCTACGAGGGCACAGCCCTTCACGGTATCAGCCGGGTGACCAACAGTATGAAAGGGGTTCACACCGTCTATCATGCTCCCCAGGGAGATGATTACATCACGGCAACCTACACCATGCTTGAACGGACACCGGCATTTCCGGGCCTCTCAATCAGCGTTGTCCGCGGACGGGATCTTGCCCAGGGAGTATCCCGGCTTCCTTCAACACTGCAGCAGGTTGAGCACCACTATCATCCCGATCTTACCGTCATTGCTCCGAGCTGCAGTACCGCACTGCTCCAGGAGGATCTCAACCAGCTGGCGCTGCACTCCGGTGTACCGGAGGAGAAGCTGCTGGTCTATGCTCTCAACCCCTTCAGGGTTTCGGAAAATGAGGCAGCAGACGGGCTCTTTACCGAGTTGGTCAAGCGTTATGCCGCCCCACAGGAAAAAACCGCAGTTCCTTCAGTGAACCTGCTCGGTTTTACCTCACTTGGATTTCACCTGCGAGCCAACCTCACCTCTCTTCGCCGGATGTTGCAGACTCTCGGTGTTACGGTTAACGTTGTGGCTCCCTGGGGAGCAGGAATTGACGATCTCGGCAAGCTGCCTGCGGCATGGCTCAATATTGCTCCTTACCGTGAAATCGGCACCACGGCGGCCAGATATCTTGCCGACAAATTTGCCATGCCTGCGATCTATGAGGCACCTATCGGTGTTGAACCCACCCTTGCATGGCTCCGCTCAGTAATTGAGCAGCTCAACATTACCTGCGCTGAACGTGGTGTGCCAACGATTACGATGCCGAAGCTGCACAACTTTTCACTCGACGGCATCAATGCTCCGAGCGGTGTTCCATGGTTTGCAAGAACCGCCGATATGGAGAGTTTCAGCAACAAGCGGGCGTTTGTTTTCGGCGACGCAACCCATACGGTCGGTATTGTGAAGTTTCTTAAGGATGAGCTCGGCATGAAGATTATCGGTGCCGGCACCTATCTGGAGCAGCATGCCGACTGGGTACGCAAGGAGCTTGAAGGGTACCTTCCCGGTGAACTCATGGTGACCGACAAGTTCCAGGATGTCTCGAAATTGATCGATGAGGAGATGCCCGATCTGGTCTGCGGTACCCAGATGGAGCGCCACAGCTGCCGAAAGCTTGATGTTCCCTGTATGGTGGTCTGCCCCCCGACCCATATTGAAAATCATCTGCTCGGTTACTATCCCTTCTTCGGCTTTGACGGCTCTGACGTTATTGCCGACAGAGTCTATCTCTCATGCAAACTCGGTCTTGAAAAGCACCTGATCGACTTTTTCGGTGATGCCGGTCTGGAATACGAGGAGAGCTCCCCTTCCGGTGAGCCTCATGAAGCACTCTCTGCTGTTTCCACGGGCAACGGCCAGGCAGCCCATGGAGTTACCTCTGAATCGGAACAGGTTTCCGGTGATGGTGATATGATCTGGACTGACGATGCCGAAACCATGCTGAAAAAAGTTCCGTTTTTTGTCCGCAAGAAGGTAAGAAAGAACACCGAGACCTTTGCGCGCGAAAACGGTGCAACACAGGTCTCTGTAGAGGTTTTCCGCCAGGCAAAAGAGTCACTCGGCGGGTAA